The genomic window AGGTAACAAAATAAACTCAGTAATTCGAGCGGGATATCCCTGTTGAACAGCCGTTTGTTGGAGCGATCGCAATTTTTCTAAATGCCCAATTTGTTGTGCTGGGGTTTCAATATGCCCTGACAGCATGGTGCTGGTGGTATGCACGCCTAGCTGATGCGCCGTGCTGACAATTTCTAGCCAAGTAGCTGTGTCAATTTTTTCTGGGCACAGGATACGCCGCACTTCATCATCTAAAACTTCAGCTGCTGTTCCTGGCATTGAAGCAACACCAGCATCCCGCAAAGCTTTAATGACATCAGCATATGTTAAGCCATCAATTCGGGCAATAAATTCTACTTCTTGCGGAGAAAAGGCGTGGAGATGAATCTGGGGAAACTCTTGCTTAATAGTTTCTACTAACTTGAGGTAGTAAGACAAAGATTTACCATCAATTTGTGCCTGCGGGTTTAATCCTCCCTGCATACATATTTCTGTTGCACCACGCTGCACAGCATCTTGAGATTTTTCCAGAATTTGCTGCCAATCTAACCAGTAAGCACCAGCGTCTCCATCATCTCGACGGAAAGCACAAAAGCTACAGTGTTGCTCACAAATATTAGTAAAGTTAATATTGCGGTTAATTACGTAAGTAACTGTATCCCCGGCTTGCTGCTGGCGGAGTTTGTCAGATGTGGTTCGGATAGCTGCGATCGCTTCAGGGTTAGTTTGTGTTAACAATACTACCCCCTCATCCGTAGATAAATCGTACCCTAAAAGGGCGCGATTGATAATAGCATCAATAGAATTTTGTTTCACAGTAAATTAATACAAATAATCATTGTAATCTAAGTCATAGACTGGAAGCCCAGTGTCTTCAGACCTGGGTCGTTGACCAAGAATTTATATTAAGTAGGTGGGTTGAATTAAACCTAAGATGAGTTAACGTACCATAACCCATGCAATTAAAAGGTTTTAGGCTTTGTGAAGAGGCTACCACATCTTACAAATAATTGTGTCTCCCTACTTATCAACCTTATAAATATCATTTTTTATTTGACAATACTAGAAAATTATACAATTTTTACATTTGTGTGCAAAAAATCCTAGCCTTTTGATTAATATCAGGAATTACTAGTTATGAGAATCACAAATCTGATAAAATACCTACGTAAATCGACATTCAAAATTGAAATAAAACTATAATTTGTTAATTGATCAAGTAGTGTCATAAATTTTTTCTCAGATCAAAAATCCATAATTTTACTACATTTTATGCAATTACCACGCATTAACCTACCATTGTTAGTTATTTTATTAGGAGTATGTTTTTCTTTGTATTTACTGTCGCTAGTCAGTGATGAAGTTTACTTTAGTGGAGATGGTGGACTAAAAGCATTGCTAGCGAAACAATTCAGTTCTGGAAATTTACGTTTTGATTTAGATTTGCAAGTGCCGTCTTGGATACATAGTCTTTGGGATAATGGATTATATCCTTTTGAACCACCATTTAGCTATAAAATAGATAATCGTTACTACATAACTTTTCCATTCACTTTTCCTTTATTAACAGCACCTTTTTATCGTGTTTTAGGATTTAAAGGTTTTTACGTAGTTCCTTTGGTATCTACATGGATAATTTGGTTGATTTTTTATCGCCTATGCCAATTTTTTAAGCTTGGCATATTTATGACATCTCTTGCTCTTGCTACTCTGATATTTTCCTCTCCATTGACTATGTACAGTGCAATGTATTGGGAGCATACACTTGCAGTTTGTCTGGCATTTAGTGGATTAGCAATTATATTCAGCAAAGGAGAACATAAATTTTCTCGTCAAGATGCAGTATTTAGCGGTATCTTAATTGGTTTATCAGTTTGGTTTAGACCAGAATTTTTAGCTTTAGCTGTAATTTTATTTGTCTTTGTAGTGATTTCATATAAAATTAACTTGGGTGAGTTAAGTCTTATTAAAAACAACAGGATAATATTTATTTTAGCTATTAGTATTACTATACTATGCTTTTTTCTGACAAATAAAGTTATTTATAATCATCATTTAGGCATTCATGCTTTACAAGTTGTAGAAGAGTTTTCTCCAAGAACAAGATTAGCAAAATCTGAAAATATTTTTAGTAGTATGTGGGGTAAATTCTTTTATTGCTTTCCTTTAGGATACTTTGTTTTTGTATTTATTGGCTTTTCAGTGTTTAGCGATAGCATAAAATTGACAGCGACGATGCGAAAGCTTTTGCTAATCTCAAGTTTATTTATTTGTCTAGCACCTTTACTTCTACCAAGTGACGGTGGTAAGCAATGGGGTGCGAGATTTTTATTAATTCTAATTCCATTACTTACATTATTAACAGTATTAGCTTTTCAAGCTACATTAAATATTAAAAAATTAGGCTTTAAATATATTAGTAGTACAATATTTGTGGCATTATTTGTGATTGGGTTTCATATCAATACATATCTAGGTACAAACTATTCCTATACTGGTAACAACACGGAAACTATTAAGATACTTAATTTTTTACAAAAAGACAGCAATAGAATGATAGCGGTAGCCCATCAATATGTCAGCCAAACTTTTGAATCTACTTTCAATGAAAAATCATTCTTTCTGACAAAGACAACAAATGATATTAGGAAATTAAGTCTGGCTCTAGATGAACAGGGGTATCAAAAATTTATTTATATCTGTCCTGCTTATGATTCTTGCTTTTCCTCCCCAAAAATACCTGATGTATTAGAAGTTTCTACTAATCAATCACCATTGCGTATTCAGTTTGCGGAAATTAAGAAATATCAAAAGTATATTGTTAGAGAAGCTACAATTATTAAACAGAGAAATCGAACAATAACCAAGTAAATAGGCGCAAATGAAACATCTACTTGGGTAAAATTACTATGATACTTTATAAATTCAAAGTAAATACTTAACGTAATCATCATAGTGGAATGTGGCTATTACTGGTATTATCAGTATAATCAAGCGCAAGCAAATATATTGATGAATCCAAGGTTGCCAGTTACAGACTGGAAGAAACTGGTTTATGTGGAAAAACTAGCTCTAGTGGCGATCGCGATCGCTATAGTGCTTTACCTCGACCGAAAACACTATGAATGTCAACTCATCCAGTGCATTATTAGCAGCTCCAAATGGCCCGTTGCAGATTCCTGATTTACCGTTTGCTAGTGTGGGAACAATTGACCACGATATTTACTTGTCTTTGGTGATTCCCACTTACAAAGAACGGGACAATATTCAGAATGTTGTCAAAATTTTGACTCAGACATTGGATGAGTATATTCCAGGGGACTATGAATTAATAGTTGTGGATGATGATAGCCCTGATTTGACTTGGGAGGTAGCCCAATCCTTAGCTAGTGATTACCAACAGTTGCGGGTGATGAGGCGGCAAGGGGAGCGGGGACTATCTTCGGCAGTAATTCGCGGGTGGCAAGTCGCTAGAGGTAGAGTTTTAGGAGTAATTGATGGAGATTTGCAGCATCCACCGGAAATTTTAACACAATTGCTCTCTCAAATTGCCCAGGGAGCAGATATGGCAGTAGCCAGCCGTCATGTAGATGGCGGTGGTGTTAGTAGTTGGAGTGCGATCAGGCGTTTCTTATCTCGTGGCGCACAATTGTTAGGGTTGATTTTGCTACCAGGAGTGTTGGGAAGAGTTTCTGACCCCATGAGTGGCTATTTTATGGTGCAACGTAGCAGTATTGTAGGGGCTACACTCAATCCCGTCGGTTACAAAATTCTCCTAGAGGTGATTGGTAGGGGTAATATCCAAAATATTGCCGAAGTAGGTTATGTATTCTGCGAGCGAAAAGAGGGTGAAAGTAAAGTTACGTGGAAGCAATATGTCGAATACATTCACCACTTAATTCGGTTGCGGTTGTCTACAGGTGGCTGGAAACGCTTGAGTCAGAGTGTAGAAAGCTTTCCGATGGGTCGATTTTTGCGGTTTGGCTTGGTGGGGCTGAGTGGGGTATTTGTCGATATGGGAATACTCTATTTACTCAGTGATCCGTCTACCTTGGCTTTACCTTTGACGCGCAGTAAAATTATTGCTGGGGAAATTGCAATTTTCAATAACTTCTTGTGGAATGATGCTTGGACATTAGACATCTCCGAAAACAGTCAAAGCCTTTGTTTGGCTAGGCTGTAGCCACTAAATGCAATCATCTTAAATTAGCTATTCTGTACGATGAAATAAGACTTTGAGATATTTGCTGTTGATAATTAGGCAAAAATATCTAGTTATATGCGATAATTTTAACCTGATGATATAGCTGATATTTCTAATGGTAATATTAGCCCTCGAATCCGTAACCTTACTAGCCCACAAATCGTCAAAATTACTTGCTTATATTTGCGGGTATTTAACCTAAATCTCTCTTGGACAACTCGAAAGATTTTGACTGACCGTATTCGATGTTCAACAAAGATTCGTTTAGATGAAAATATTTTGTTCTGTTCTTTCTGTTCAGTTGTTAGTTCTTGATTTCTTGGTTTCTTAATTGGAGTTGTAATTAAATCTTCTCCAAGATATGCCTTATCTCCTTTAAATCTTTGTTTGGCATCAAACTCTGAACGATATTCTCGGAACAAAGTTATATCGCTTTTTGGACCAGGTTCACCTGCCACAACATCAACGATATCACTAGCATCAGGTAAGATAATCATTTGAGTTTTAAATGTATGATTACTCTTCTTACCTGAAAAATATTTCTTTTGTTCATCATTGTCTCTAGGTCTTTCTCTGACTTGTTCATAGCTATCTACTATTAATTCATATTCTGTGAGCATTTCTTTTACTACTTCATAGTCAGAAGCGTTTTTTTTTACTTGTTCAAGCAAACTTGATGGCAGTAATTCTCGCAAGTTAGGCAACCAATAGTTAAACGTATCGTTGGCTGTAGACTCACTTACTTCAAACTGAATACCTAGAAGTTGAAAGGTTGTCAGATGTCGGAGATACACTAAAGTTAAAATGATTTGTTCAGAAATAGATAATTTTGGTTTCCGACCTCCTCCACCAGCAATAATTCTCACTTTCTTAGATTCCAGTAAAGCTTTTTTTTCATGATATAATCTTTCCCCATTTATGATTAATTGTTGTAACTGTTCATATTCCAGACCTATTAACCTTTGGGTTTGTTTAGGATTCTCTTCAATGTAATTCAGTATATTGCTCATGCTTCTGTGTCAAAATAACGCTTTAATGTTCTTTTATCACAGAATAATACTATTTTGGAGATGTCTATTTGCCGATGTCTCTATGAGACAGCAAGAATGGCATCAACGGCTGAAGCGATTTTTGAAGTTCAACGTGATTTGTTTGGCTGGGTTAGTTTTGAATGTCTTTGTGTTGAATTTGGTATTTAATTTCTTGATTCCTAACCGCTATATTGCTAACCTGGTTGCGATCGCAGTTGCTACAGTCTGGAATTTCTGGGTGAACTTAAAACTTAGCTGGCGCGTGACAGACGTGAAATAGTCCGCGAACTTAAGTCATCCATGTAAGTCTAATATATACAAATCGTCTTGTTCTGGCTCTAGTAAAGAATAGATGCGTTTGTATAACTGGCACTCTACCATCTCATCTCGTTGGCTTCATCCTTTACTGTTGCTGATCTGGTTAATAATTGGACTCAGCTTGCGTTTAACCAACTTGACAGCCAAGCCTCCTTGGACTGATGAATTTTCTACATTGGTTTTTAGCTTAGGAAATAGTTTTTTAGGAGTACCTTTAGATCAAGCGATCGCACCTGATATATTGTTGCAACCACTGCAACCACAACCAGCTGCGAATCTTCATGATGTCTGGACAAACCTGACTCATGAAACCAATCATCCCCCCATCTACTTCGCTTTAGCCCACTTGTGGATGCAGTTCTTTCCCACACAACAGGGTTTAGTTTCTTTGTGGGGAGCGCGATCGCTAGCGGCGATTTTGGGTGCTGTATCTATCCCGGTAATTTATGTCTTTAGCTGGATTTCCTTTCGTTCCCGCGTAGTAGCTCATTTAGCGGCGGTGATGATGGCTGTGTCACCATACGCCATCTTTTTGGCACAAGAAGCCCGTCACTATACTTTGGCGATTTTGTGGGTGATTGCTTCCCTCACCTGCTTTGTGATAGCCACTCGCCACATTCAAACCCAGACACAACTACCCATCACTATCGCACTGGGTTGGCTTATAAGTAATGCCTTGGGGATTGCTACGCATTATTTTTTTGTTCTGACTTTGTGTACAGAAGGCCTAGTATTCATAGTTTTGGCTGGAAGGCAAATCCCAAATAACGCCAAAGTTTTTTTATCTCCCCCTTGGCGACGGATTTATGGTGTTGTACTGGGTACTTTCGTCGCTGGTATAGTTTGGCTACCTGTCTTTTTGCAGAATAGCTACGGTGAGCAACTGACAAACTGGATACAGCAGCCCCGTCAAGGATTTGCTTGGTTAAGTCCATTTTTTCAGGCTTTTGCAGCTTGGGTAACGATGCTTTACTTGTTACCAGTGGAAGCCCCACAGTTGTGGATTGTGATTGCTTCTGGCTTGGTAATGCTGATATTTCTCATTTGGGCAGCACCAATTTTAGTCAGGGGGTTGAAAGCAAACTTACAGCAACCAGACACTCGGTTTGTAACGCAGGTATTAATGGGAATTGTTGTAGGTGCGATCGCTTTATTTTTTGTGTTTACCTATTTTTTAGGTATAGACTTAACCAGGGGTGCGCGTTATAACTTCGTTTACTTTCCGGCTGTCATCACTTTACTGGGAGCTAGTCTAGCTGTAACTTGGCGTAGTCCCCAGGGAAAAAAAGCCGTCATCATTATTTGGCTCATGGGATTTGTGAGCGCGGTTACAGTCATCTGCAATCTTGGCTATCAGAAATATTATCGCCCTGACCTATTTGTAAAATTAGTTCACCAAACATCCCAAGTTCCGATTCTCATTGCTACTACACAGGTAACTCATGTGCAGATTGGTGAAATGATGGGCATAGCGAGAGAGTTCAGAGTCAGAAATATTAACTCTCCCTCTCCCTTATTTCTTCTAGCTCATCAAGACATAGATCCTAATATTTCCACTAGTACCTTAGAAAAAACTTTAAACACATTGCCACGTCCCTTTGATTTATGGCTGGTAAATTTTCATGCTCCTCTAGGCAAAGTAATCAAAGAATGTGCATCTGATACTCAAGCTTTGTCAGGGGTAAATGGTTATGAGTACAAAATTTATCACTGTGCTTCAAAATGGGAGAAATTGCAGTAATACTGAGCCAAGACTGCCTATAAAGTCAAAGAAACTGGGTTTACCTGCGCTAATTTTTTCTGTGTAAGGGTTTTGCAGTTCTTTGAGAAAAGCTTGGCTTGTTTGCATTCCTGTGGCGTTTTGCTCAGATGTAAACAGTTTTTCTGCTGTTTGGGCATCTTGAAATGCACCGGCTCTATCAAATATTTGGTAGCGGGCAATACCACGTGCTAAATATGCACCGGCGTATTCTGGTTTAATGGCGATCGCTTGATTAAAATAATTAATAGCTTGCTTTTGATTACCCTTTTGTGCTTCTGCTACACCCCAAGCATAAAATTCATCTGCTGTAGCAATTTGTAATGGTATACCTACCGCACCTTGAAAGTTTGCACCAGTTACGTAAGCACCAGTAAATTCTGTGTTGGCTAGATAGGTATTTCTCAAGTCAGCACTAGCGAGGTTTGCGCCACCCAGTTTAGCTGCACTCAAATTCACGCCAAATAAACCCGCACCACTCAAGTTAGCACCTCGCAAATCTGCACCACTCAAGTTAGCACGGCTAAGATTAGCACCGGCGAGATTAGCACCGCTTAAATTAGCACTTGACAAATCAGCCATGACTAAGCCTGCATTAGTTAAGTCGCAGTTTTGACATTGTTTTGTTGCTAATAACTGTCTTAAATGTTCGGGGTTTACGGCTTGGGCAGTATTTGTCAGACTAATGGTAGTCAAAAATACGGATGTGGCTAAAATTAGATTTTTCATAATCAGTTAGCAATTTTTTTGCTCAATACTCAATAAGCTAAGACAAATTTATACTTGAGCTTATGATAGGAGTAACCTCAGCAGTTTGCCCTCCGTAAAGACCTACTGTATTTGAGTGCTGAGTGCTGAGTAATGAGTAATGAGTAATGAGTGCTGAGTGCTGAGTAATGAGTAATGAGTGCTGTTAGCGGTAGCGCGGCGTTTAGCCGGTTGAGTTAGCGGTAGCACGGCGTTTAGTCGTTGCTGAGTTGTTTTGAATTTTGAATTTTGTTAGCGCAGCGTTAGCGAGTCCGCGAGCGTCATTTTGAATTTTGAATTGGAGCAAAGCGACTTGACCCTTCTTTTCTTTTGAGGGCAATATTTTGAGATTTTAATTCTCTAGAAGGGTAGTCGCTAAGATTTAAAGCCACTTTGTAGTATGAGTTTATTTGCTGAGTCATTCCAATGGAGGTTGACCGATGGACTTGTGCAAATAAACTTAAAGTAAATGTCAAGATGCCAGCTAAAAATAGTTTTTCTAGCATAATTTCCACTCCCCACAACTAAAAAATAGTTTAAACTTATGTAATACTGAAGCGTGATTTATCTTTATGTAAAATATGGGATCGCTGACTTAGTATCAGGATATCCATACTTCAATAATATTTGTTATATATATCGATAGTGAAGGCAGAAATTACGCAAAAATATTTTTCTTTAAATACATTGCAAAAGAACCTCAGTTTCTTGAATAAACTGGGGTTCTACGTTTTTTCAAGTAGACATAATATATTAGCCAGGTAAAGATAACCCTGTGACGGCTATTACACCAGCAATTACACTGGCTACGAGAGAAGATAATGCTGTACCAAATAGCCACCAAGCGGCACTAGCAACAGTTTTTCTAGTTTCTTCGGCTTGCTTTTTAGCTTGTTCTTGGACAGCTTTAATGCGTTTTTGGGTTTCTTGTTGGATGCGTTCGGCGCGTTGCAGTACACTATCCCGCGCTGCTTCTATTTGGTTGATGATGCGGTTAGCGTCTTCTTGGGAGATATCCTCACGGGAACTCAAGATGGCTACTAGGGTATCACGGTCAAACTGACTCAGGCGATCGCGCAAAGCTGCAAATCCCACTTGCGGATCATCAAAGACTTTGGCAAAGTCTTGTCTAATACCTTCATAGCTGAGTTCTGGACGTTCTAGGGAATCAAGATAGTTACGAATCTTGCCAAAAATTTGGTCAATGGCTGACTGGAATTTTTGCTGGATTTGCTGGAATTGCTGGACAATCGAGTTACGTGTTGATTCGATTTGCTCAACAATCCGGTTAGCTTCCTCTTCTGAGATATCTTCCCGTTCAGATAATAACGCCACCATTGTTGAACGGTCAAATTTAGAAACGCGATCGCCTAAATTTTCTACTCCCAAGCGGGGGTCTTGCAAGAGTAATCTTAAATCCCGTTTGATTCCTTCGGGGTTGAGTTCTTCTTTATTGGTGTGACGCAGATAGTTTTCCAGGCTGGCTGTAAAATCCCCGACCCTTTGAGTAGTGCGGTTTAGCAAGCGACGTGGTGTTTTGATTATATTCCCAATCGCCTCTTGTACTTGGTCAATTGTCTGATTCACTTGCTCTTCGCTCAAGTTTCCCTGTTGGGTGAGGAGTTTAACTAGGGTTTCGCGGTCAACTTGTGCTAGTCTGTCGCGTAATGCTTCCGCACCCTCTTTTGGCTGAGTAAGTAAGGTTTCTAAATCGCGTCTAATCCCTTCGGGGTTGAGTTCTTCTAGTTTGGTATTGCGGAGATAGTCACCAATAGCTGTGATGGTGCGATCGTATTGTTCTCGTACTGCTTGCGGTGCTTGTAATACGTTATCTCTGACAGATTCTAATTGGTGAATAATTTGATTGATTTGCTCTTCATTCAAATCTTGACGCTGACTGAGCAGTTTCACAAATGTATCACGGTCAAACTGCGATAAACGCGATCGCAGTAGTTGAATTCCTACTTCGGGATCTGTCAACAACGCTCTAAAATCGCGTCTAATACCTTCAGGGTTTAACTCATCTTTTTTGGTATGGCGCAGATAATCTTCGACCCTTTGCCATACTTGGTTAACTCTAGCTGTAGCTTGTTCTTGTTTTTCTCTAGCTTGGTTGGAAAAATCGTTGCAGATACCTTCGAGTTGACTAACAATATTATTAGCTTCCTCTGCATTAAAATCTTGCCGTTGCAAGAGTAGCTGTACAAAAGCTTCCCGGTCAAATCCTTGTAAAAGAGTGCTGAAATCGGTGAATTCACCATTTAATTCTGCTAATAAATTGGCAAAATCTTGCTGAATCGCCTCTGGGTTCAGTTGTTCTTTATCAGTTGCACGCAGATAATTTTCAATATGCAGACGGATTTTGTGACCTTTTTCGACTCTTTCAGATTGGCGCACAGTTTCTAAAACTTCATGGCGGATGCTATCCATCTGTTGAGAGATTTCTGTCACCCTTGCTTCACTAATATCACCTCGTCTTGTCAGCCAGTTGCTAAAGTCATCCGGCTGGAGTTGTTCTAGTTGCTGACGTACATTTGTCGGATCTGCTTGGGGGTCGTAGATAACTTCTGGGAATTCATCTCTAATAGTGATGCGATTGAAATGCCAAGGAAAAGAATTCAAGATATACTCTTTGATATCTGATTTGATGGTGTTATCACTAGGCGCGGGGAATCTCTCAGTTATTTGCTCAGTGGTTTTATCTCTGAGTTGTTGTATTTCGTGGGTGATTTTATCAACATCGATATCTTGAACTTTGTCTTTTAACTTTTGTAGTTGATTGGTGATTTTATCTACATCAATATCAGCAATATCAACTCGATCTAAAACTGCTGGTATAGCAGCACTTACGCCATACTGCACAGCTTGCTTGATTACACCATTTCTGCTATTACCATTTTTTCTACCTGCGGTAACTAACTGTTGTAGTCGTTCACCTAAATCTGCCGATTTTAATTCTTCGGGAGTAGCAGATTGCAACAAGTTAATTACTTGTTCTGTAGGATTGCGGCGAGTAAAAGTTTGTTCCCAAGCTGAGTTTAATTGGTCAGCAATTTGGTTGATATTTTCTTTAGATAAGTTAGTGCGACTGCTAACTAAATCTACAAAGGTCTGACGGTTAATATTTTTGAGTAAATCACCATCACCAATTGTTCCCCAATCGATATCACTCAATATTTTATCAAATTGACTGCGAACTTCTCCTAAATCTAATTTTGGCAGTGGTAGAGATGATAAGGAATTTTGCAGCGTATTGGTAATACTTTCAACATCCAACCCAGCCGTTAATTCTCTCCTGACTGCGGCTGTAATTTCTTCCGCCGTGGAAACCGCTTGTTTTTGTGCAGCACCAGCACCAATGGCTGTGGTTGCTGTTCCCATCAGTGACTGCAAACCAGAATTAACAGTGTTGATGATAGAACCAAGTAAAGAACCTACTGCGGAAGAACCCAACCACGCTACCAATAAGAAATAGGTAGACCAAATTACAACGCCAATAATAGCTCCTAGCAGCGCACTGTCAATTAAGCTGAGTTTAACTGCTAAAAAACAAGCCGCAAATAAAGCAATACTGGCGGTGATAATTCCCCAAGCACCAACTTTAGCTTCAACCTTGCGAATCTTCCGACCAAAACTTTCTGATTCCCCATCATCTACATCATTTCCTAAAGTTGATATCCCGGCAGCTACAGAAAAGTTGGTTAACAATAATTGAAAGGCGATCGCCATTAAAGTACCAGCTAACAAAGCTACTAGAAACTGAGAACCAGAAAATACAAAAGATGGTTCTACTGGAATTATTACATCTGGCAATCTTGTTGTAGGTGCTACACTAAAGGATAGCCAAGGCTGCATCAAAATACTTTCCGAGATTTGCAACATAGTATTTTTTCTCTTACGCTCAATAGATTAAATATCCACTTCCGAGAGAATGGCTTATTTATTAGTCTATTTATTGTGTGTAATTGAACAACACCTTCTTAAGTAAGAATTTTAATTATCAAAGGTTATATATATTTTTTGTAGCCGAATATATACATAAAAATCATCTTTTAATTAATATGAAAGCTCACATAAAGAATACGCGTTGATAACCATTTATATTTATAGAAATAGATATTTTGTGCTTATAGTTTAATCAATGAGGCGTGTTTTTTTTATTTATTTTGTAAATTTTATGCTTTCAGTAAAATTATCTATCTCTCTTGGTAGAACAGGAAATTATGCCAACAGATTGATGAAAAAGAATAT from Nostoc sp. UHCC 0870 includes these protein-coding regions:
- the cofH gene encoding 7,8-didemethyl-8-hydroxy-5-deazariboflavin synthase subunit CofH; translated protein: MKQNSIDAIINRALLGYDLSTDEGVVLLTQTNPEAIAAIRTTSDKLRQQQAGDTVTYVINRNINFTNICEQHCSFCAFRRDDGDAGAYWLDWQQILEKSQDAVQRGATEICMQGGLNPQAQIDGKSLSYYLKLVETIKQEFPQIHLHAFSPQEVEFIARIDGLTYADVIKALRDAGVASMPGTAAEVLDDEVRRILCPEKIDTATWLEIVSTAHQLGVHTTSTMLSGHIETPAQQIGHLEKLRSLQQTAVQQGYPARITEFILLPFVGQEAPKSLRRRVGRDQPVLADALLLGAVARIYLGNWIPNHQQSWVKLGLAGATEALDWGCNDIGGTLMEEHITTMAGAVGGTCMDVETLQTAIASLGRPYQQRETLYQTIEVHNKIPSKK
- a CDS encoding pentapeptide repeat-containing protein yields the protein MKNLILATSVFLTTISLTNTAQAVNPEHLRQLLATKQCQNCDLTNAGLVMADLSSANLSGANLAGANLSRANLSGADLRGANLSGAGLFGVNLSAAKLGGANLASADLRNTYLANTEFTGAYVTGANFQGAVGIPLQIATADEFYAWGVAEAQKGNQKQAINYFNQAIAIKPEYAGAYLARGIARYQIFDRAGAFQDAQTAEKLFTSEQNATGMQTSQAFLKELQNPYTEKISAGKPSFFDFIGSLGSVLLQFLPF
- a CDS encoding glycosyltransferase translates to MNVNSSSALLAAPNGPLQIPDLPFASVGTIDHDIYLSLVIPTYKERDNIQNVVKILTQTLDEYIPGDYELIVVDDDSPDLTWEVAQSLASDYQQLRVMRRQGERGLSSAVIRGWQVARGRVLGVIDGDLQHPPEILTQLLSQIAQGADMAVASRHVDGGGVSSWSAIRRFLSRGAQLLGLILLPGVLGRVSDPMSGYFMVQRSSIVGATLNPVGYKILLEVIGRGNIQNIAEVGYVFCERKEGESKVTWKQYVEYIHHLIRLRLSTGGWKRLSQSVESFPMGRFLRFGLVGLSGVFVDMGILYLLSDPSTLALPLTRSKIIAGEIAIFNNFLWNDAWTLDISENSQSLCLARL
- a CDS encoding glycosyltransferase family 39 protein, with the translated sequence MRLYNWHSTISSRWLHPLLLLIWLIIGLSLRLTNLTAKPPWTDEFSTLVFSLGNSFLGVPLDQAIAPDILLQPLQPQPAANLHDVWTNLTHETNHPPIYFALAHLWMQFFPTQQGLVSLWGARSLAAILGAVSIPVIYVFSWISFRSRVVAHLAAVMMAVSPYAIFLAQEARHYTLAILWVIASLTCFVIATRHIQTQTQLPITIALGWLISNALGIATHYFFVLTLCTEGLVFIVLAGRQIPNNAKVFLSPPWRRIYGVVLGTFVAGIVWLPVFLQNSYGEQLTNWIQQPRQGFAWLSPFFQAFAAWVTMLYLLPVEAPQLWIVIASGLVMLIFLIWAAPILVRGLKANLQQPDTRFVTQVLMGIVVGAIALFFVFTYFLGIDLTRGARYNFVYFPAVITLLGASLAVTWRSPQGKKAVIIIWLMGFVSAVTVICNLGYQKYYRPDLFVKLVHQTSQVPILIATTQVTHVQIGEMMGIAREFRVRNINSPSPLFLLAHQDIDPNISTSTLEKTLNTLPRPFDLWLVNFHAPLGKVIKECASDTQALSGVNGYEYKIYHCASKWEKLQ
- a CDS encoding transposase; this encodes MSNILNYIEENPKQTQRLIGLEYEQLQQLIINGERLYHEKKALLESKKVRIIAGGGGRKPKLSISEQIILTLVYLRHLTTFQLLGIQFEVSESTANDTFNYWLPNLRELLPSSLLEQVKKNASDYEVVKEMLTEYELIVDSYEQVRERPRDNDEQKKYFSGKKSNHTFKTQMIILPDASDIVDVVAGEPGPKSDITLFREYRSEFDAKQRFKGDKAYLGEDLITTPIKKPRNQELTTEQKEQNKIFSSKRIFVEHRIRSVKIFRVVQERFRLNTRKYKQVILTICGLVRLRIRGLILPLEISAISSG
- a CDS encoding LA_3751/LA_3752 family putative glycosyltransferase, with the protein product MQLPRINLPLLVILLGVCFSLYLLSLVSDEVYFSGDGGLKALLAKQFSSGNLRFDLDLQVPSWIHSLWDNGLYPFEPPFSYKIDNRYYITFPFTFPLLTAPFYRVLGFKGFYVVPLVSTWIIWLIFYRLCQFFKLGIFMTSLALATLIFSSPLTMYSAMYWEHTLAVCLAFSGLAIIFSKGEHKFSRQDAVFSGILIGLSVWFRPEFLALAVILFVFVVISYKINLGELSLIKNNRIIFILAISITILCFFLTNKVIYNHHLGIHALQVVEEFSPRTRLAKSENIFSSMWGKFFYCFPLGYFVFVFIGFSVFSDSIKLTATMRKLLLISSLFICLAPLLLPSDGGKQWGARFLLILIPLLTLLTVLAFQATLNIKKLGFKYISSTIFVALFVIGFHINTYLGTNYSYTGNNTETIKILNFLQKDSNRMIAVAHQYVSQTFESTFNEKSFFLTKTTNDIRKLSLALDEQGYQKFIYICPAYDSCFSSPKIPDVLEVSTNQSPLRIQFAEIKKYQKYIVREATIIKQRNRTITK